In one Columba livia isolate bColLiv1 breed racing homer chromosome 23, bColLiv1.pat.W.v2, whole genome shotgun sequence genomic region, the following are encoded:
- the LOC102086370 gene encoding G protein-activated inward rectifier potassium channel 1-like, which yields MSAVHRRFGDEYRAVGPARRERQRFVDKNGRCNVQHGNLGGESSRYLSDLFTTLVDLKWRWNLLIFLLTYTVAWLVMASMWWGIAYLRGDLHQAHDDAYSPCVANVYNFPSAFLFFIETEATIGYGHRYITERCPEGIVLFLFQSLLGSIVDAFLIGCMFIKMSQPKKRAETLMFSRAAVVSQRDGKLCLMFRVGNLRNSHMVSAQIRCKLIKSRQTPEGEFLPLDQCELDVGFGTGADQLFLVSPLTICHEINSKSPLFCLSQRSLRSEQFEIVVILEGIVETTGMTCQARTSYTEDEVLWGHRFLPVMSLEDGFFHVDYSQFHATFEVPTPPYSVKEQEENPSLASPLSSPVDTNRTRREQVCSLDCIDGTGDKNKLPFKLQKISSGKEELPRRALRMSSSGTEKTCSAGDLLKIQEVSPSSEGDDRIQLEALKASAWALSQSASNLGLQKSPPGVCAPDVKLEGNFPAKLQKMDSGRLS from the exons ATGTCCGCCGTGCACCGGCGCTTTGGGGACGAGTACCGGGCGGTGGGCCCGGCGCGCAGGGAGCGGCAGCGTTTCGTGGACAAGAACGGGCGCTGCAACGTGCAACACGGGAACCTGGGCGGCGAGAGCAGCCGCTACCTGTCCGACCTCTTCACCACGCTGGTGGATCTCAAGTGGCGCTGGAACCTGCTCATCTTCCTGCTGACCTACACGGTCGCCTGGCTGGTCATGGCTTCCATGTGGTGGGGCATCGCCTACCTGCGAGGTGACCTGCACCAGGCGCACGACGATGCCTACAGCCCGTGTGTGGCCAACGTCTACAACTTCCCCTCCGCCTTCCTCTTCTTCATAGAGACCGAAGCCACCATCGGCTACGGGCACCGCTACATCACCGAGCGCTGCCCCGAGGGCATCGtgcttttcctcttccagtCGCTGCTGGGCTCCATCGTCGACGCGTTCCTCATCGGCTGCATGTTCATCAAGATGTCGCAGCCCAAGAAGCGAGCCGAGACCCTCATGTTCAGCCGCGCCGCCGTCGTCTCGCAGCGGGACGGCAAGCTCTGCCTCATGTTCCGCGTCGGCAACCTCCGCAACAGCCACATGGTGTCTGCCCAGATCCGCTGCAAGCTGATCAAG TCCCGACAGACGCCGGAGGGAGAGTTTCTGCCGCTGGACCAGTGTGAACTGGATGTCGGGTTTGGAACCGGAGCGGACCAGCTGTTCTTGGTGTCCCCATTAACCATCTGCCACGAGATTAACTCCAAGAGCCCCCTGTTCTGCCTCTCCCAAAGATCACTGCGAAGCGAGCAATTCGAAATAGTTGTCATCCTTGAAGGAATTGTTGAGACCACCG GAATGACGTGCCAAGCCAGGACCTCCTATACAGAAGATGAAGTTCTTTGGGGCCACAGATTCCTCCCGGTAATGTCCCTAGAAGATGGCTTTTTCCACGTCGATTATTCTCAGTTCCATGCTACGTTTGAAGTCCCAACTCCTCCTTACAGCGTTAAAGAGCAAGAAGAAAACCCGTCCCTGGCGTCTCCTTTGAGCAGTCCCGTCGATACCAACAGAACCAGAAGAGAACAGGTTTGTTCGCTTGACTGCATCGATGGTACAGGAGACAAAAACAAGCTCCCTTTTAAACTTCAGAAGATCAGCTCAGGAAAGGAAGAGCTTCCAAGACGAGCCCTGCGAATGAGCTCCAGCGGCACAGAGAAGACTTGCAGTGCTGGAGATCTCCTGAAGATCCAAGAAGTAAGTCCCAGCTCTGAGGGTGATGACAGGATACAGCTGGAAGCCTTAAAAGCTAGCGCCTGGGCTTTGAGTCAGTCTGCCAGCAATTTGGGTTTACAGAAGAGCCCTCCAGGTGTGTGCGCTCCAGACGTGAAATTGGAAGGTAATTTTCCTGCCAAACTTCAAAAAATGGACTCCGGTCGCCTCTCTTAA